From uncultured Pseudodesulfovibrio sp.:
AAGCAACAACACCGGGTCAGGGGTTTTGCTCCTTGCCCGGTTTTTGTGCATGTTTATATAATTCAAGAGATTGCGGCCCATCGGGGCAAAAATATGAGGAGAGAATTCCCATGAAAGTGTATTACGAGAAAGATGCTGACCTGAACTTGTTGAAAGATAAGACTGTGGCCGTTGTGGGTTACGGCAGTCAGGGTCATGCCCACGCACAGAACCTTCGGGATTCTGGCGTCAACGTCATCGTGGCTCAGCGCCCCGGTGGCCCCAACTATGATCTTGCTAAGGAACACGGTTTTGAGCCGATGTCTGTTGCCGAAGCTTCCAAGCTGGCTGACATGATCATGATTTTGTTGCCTGATCAGCATCAGGCTGTTGTTTTTGCCAATGAAATTCTTCCGCACCTTGAAGAGGGCAACGTTATTGCCTTTGGTCACGGTTTCAACGTGCATTTTCAGCAGATCGTTCCGCCCAAGGGTGTTGACTGCGTTATGATCGCTCCAAAGGGTCCCGGTCATCTCGTACGTCGTACCTACACCGAAGGTGGAGCTGTTCCCTGCCTCGCCGCTGTCGCAACCGACGCTTCCGGCAATGCTATGGATATTGCTCTGGCATATGCCAAGGGTATCGGCGGCACCCGTTCCGGTGTTATCGAGACTACATTCAAGGAAGAGACTGAGACAGATCTCTTCGGCGAACAGGCTGTGCTTTGTGGCGGTTTGACTGCATTGTGTAAGGCTGGTTTCGACACTTTGGTCGAAGCTGGTTACCAGCCCGAAGTCGCATATTTCGAGTGCTTGCACGAGCTTAAATTGATCATCGACCTCATGTATGAGGGCGGTATGGCCAAGATGCGTTATTCCATCTCCGACACTGCTGAGTTCGGCGATTACGTCACTGGTCCTCGCATCATCACCGATGAAACTCGCGAGGAAATGCGTCGCGTTCTGAAGGATATTCAGGAAGGCAAGTTCGCTCGTGATTTCATTCTCGACAACCAGGCCGGTCAGGTCGGTCTCAAGACTATGCGT
This genomic window contains:
- the ilvC gene encoding ketol-acid reductoisomerase, with amino-acid sequence MKVYYEKDADLNLLKDKTVAVVGYGSQGHAHAQNLRDSGVNVIVAQRPGGPNYDLAKEHGFEPMSVAEASKLADMIMILLPDQHQAVVFANEILPHLEEGNVIAFGHGFNVHFQQIVPPKGVDCVMIAPKGPGHLVRRTYTEGGAVPCLAAVATDASGNAMDIALAYAKGIGGTRSGVIETTFKEETETDLFGEQAVLCGGLTALCKAGFDTLVEAGYQPEVAYFECLHELKLIIDLMYEGGMAKMRYSISDTAEFGDYVTGPRIITDETREEMRRVLKDIQEGKFARDFILDNQAGQVGLKTMRRIGAESQIEEVGGRLREMMSWLQK